One window of the Marmota flaviventris isolate mMarFla1 chromosome 2, mMarFla1.hap1, whole genome shotgun sequence genome contains the following:
- the Cpne6 gene encoding copine-6, with translation MSDPEMGWVPEPPAMTLGASRVELRVSCQGLLDRDTLTKPHPCVLLKLYSDEQWVEVEHTEVLRSCSSPVFSRVLALEYFFEEKQPLQFHVFDAEDGATSPRNDTFLGSMECTLGQIVSQTKVTKPLLLKNGKTAGKSTITIVAEEVSGTNDYVQLTFRAHKLDNKDLFSKSDPFMEIYKTNGDQSDQLVWRTEVVKNNLNPNWEPFRLSLHSLCSCDVHRPLKFLVYDYDSSGKHDFIGEFTSTFQEMQEGTANPGQEMQWDCINPKYRDKKKNYKSSGTVVLAQCTVEKVHTFLDYIMGGCQISFTVAIDFTASNGDPRSSQSLHCLSPRQPNHYLQALRAVGGICQDYDSDKRFPAFGFGARIPPNFEVSHDFAINFDPENPECEEISGVIASYRRCLPQIQLYGPTNVAPIINRVAGPAQREQSTGQATKYSVLLVLTDGVVSDMAETRTAIVHASRLPMSIIIVGVGNADFSDMRLLDGDDGPLRCPRGVPAARDIVQFVPFRDFKDAAPSALAKCVLAEVPRQVVEYYASQGISPGAPRPCTPATTPSPSP, from the exons GCTCTACTCTGATGAGCAGTGGGTGGAG GTGGAGCACACGGAGGTGCTTCGCTCCTGTTCCAGTCCTGTCTTCTCCCGGGTCCTGGCCCTCGAGTACTTTTTTGAAGAGAAGCAGCCCCTGCAATTCCATGTgtttgatgctgaggatggagccaCCAGCCCCCGCAATGACACCTTCCTTGGCTCTATGGAGTGTACCTTGGGCCAG ATTGTGTCACAAACCAAAGTCACTAAGCCACTACTGCTGAAGAATGGGAAGACAGCGGGCAAGTCCACTATCACG ATTGTAGCAGAGGAGGTATCTGGTACCAACGACTATGTGCAACTTACCTTCAGAGCCCACAAACTGGACAACAAG GACCTGTTCAGCAAGTCTGACCCTTTCATGGAGATCTATAAGACCAATGGGGACCAAAGTGACCAGCTGGTCTGGAGAACTGAG GTGGTGAAAAACAACCTGAACCCCAATTGGGAGCCATTCCGCCTGTCCCTGCACTCTCTGTGCAGCTGTGATGTCCACCGGCCCCTCAAG TTCCTGGTGTATGACTATGACTCCAGTGGAAAGCATGACTTCATTGGCGAGTTCACCAGCACTTTCCAGGAGATGCAGGAAGGGACGGCAAACCCTGGGCAGGAG ATGCAGTGGGACTGTATCAATCCCAAGTATCGggacaagaagaaaaattacaagAGCTCAGGGACGGTAGTGCTGGCCCAGTGCACG GTGGAGAAGGTGCACACCTTCCTGGATTACATCATGGGCGGCTGCCAGATCAGCTTCACG GTGGCCATCGACTTCACCGCCTCCAatggggacccaaggagcagccAGTCCCTCCACTGCCTCAGTCCCCGCCAGCCCAACCACTACCTGCAGGCCCTGCGTGCAGTGGGAGGCATCTGCCAGGACTATGACAG tgataAGCGGTTCCCAGCTTTTGGCTTTGGAGCCCGGATCCCCCCCAACTTCGAG GTGTCCCATGACTTTGCCATCAACTTTGACCCAGAAAATCCTGAATGTGAAG AGATCTCAGGGGTCATTGCTTCCTACCGTCGGTGCTTGCCACAGATCCAGCTGTATGGCCCCACCAACGTCGCCCCCATCATCAACCGTGTTGCTGGGCCTGCACAGCGGGAACAGAGCACTGGCCAAGCCACG AAGTACTCAGTGCTGCTGGTGCTCACGGACGGAGTGGTGAGTGACATGGCTGAGACCCGCACAGCGATTGTGCACGCCTCCCGCCTGCCCATGTCCATTATCATCGTGGGTGTGGGCAATGCCGACTTCTCTGACATGCGGCTGTTGGACGGCGACGATGGTCCGTTGCGCTGCCCCCGAGGGGTGCCGGCAGCCCGCGACATTGTCCAATTCGTGCCCTTCCGGGACTTCAAGGAT GCTGCCCCGTCTGCTCTGGCTAAGTGCGTCCTGGCTGAGGTGCCCCGGCAGGTGGTGGAGTACTACGCCAGTCAGGGCATCAGCCCTGGGGCTCCCAGGCCCTGCACGCCAGCCACGACTCCCAGCCCTAGCCCATGA
- the Nrl gene encoding neural retina-specific leucine zipper protein: MALSPSPLAMEYVNDFDLMKFEVKREPPEGRSVASTASLGSTPYSSVPPSPTFSESGVVGATEGPRAGLEELYWLATLQQQLDSGEALGLSPDEAVELLQGQGPVPVEGPHGYYPENLEETGAQHAQLAERFSDAALVSMSVRELNRQLRGCGRDEALRLKQRRRTLKNRGYAQTCRSKRLQQRRGLEAERARLAAQLDALRAEVARLSRERDLYKARCDRLTSSGPGPGDHTHLLL; encoded by the exons GAATATGTCAATGACTTTGACTTGATGAAGTTTGAGGTAAAGCGGGAGCCCCCGGAGGGACGATCAGTGGCCTCAACAGCCTCACTGGGCTCCACACCTTACAGCTCAGTGCCTCCTTCACCAACCTTCAGTGAGTCAGGCGTGGTGGGGGCCACTGAGGGCCCCCGGGCAGGCCTGGAGGAGCTGTACTGGCTGGCCACCCTGCAGCAGCAGCTGGATTCTGGGGAAGCGCTGGGGCTGAGTCCTGATGAGGCTGTGGAGTTGCTGCAGGGTCAGGGCCCAGTCCCTGTTGAGGGGCCCCATGGCTACTACCCAGAGAACCTAGAGGAAACAGGAGCCCAGCATGCCCAG CTGGCCGAGCGGTTTTCGGACGCAGCACTGGTATCCATGTCTGTGCGGGAGCTAAACCGGCAGCTGCGCGGCTGCGGGCGCGACGAGGCGCTTCGGCTGAAGCAGAGGCGCCGCACGCTGAAGAACCGCGGTTACGCGCAAACCTGTCGCTCCAAGCGGCTGCAGCAGCGGCGCGGGCTGGAGGCGGAGCGCGCCCGCCTGGCTGCTCAGTTAGACGCGCTGCGGGCGGAGGTAGCTCGCCTGTCTCGGGAGCGCGACCTCTACAAGGCTCGCTGTGACCGGTTGACATCTAGTGGCCCCGGGCCCGGGGACCACACCCACCTCCTCCTCTGA